A single Anopheles maculipalpis chromosome 3RL, idAnoMacuDA_375_x, whole genome shotgun sequence DNA region contains:
- the LOC126565348 gene encoding trichohyalin-like, with the protein MLFYPEISIQNELKKLMSCADQEYDHQLKEKRKRLQSLLQSEEEQLEREIMQKFQDEEATRLRDKTNALLSAKQDQEKQRLEFVKNKMIQLKLNNCDEIRAFLQQKYHQESKKCQLAQIEDKMRLKQAKMDEERMWTEVHVRKYKMELQNEQKEKHDRKSMERKMWQDIQQQIKEKSLKAIQDKVDLQKVFCASLPFPDHDPKLKSIGKSELAEQLNEQIALRKELQRKRDEQDMQVIRLLNETTAKQLEQERQARKAEDLLLKKQKDQFFQYSKHVLRQRQLEEGKLEKLIADTREKFDQEKLDACRREKQKRLQMASIAYEGQRMQIAEMEARKAREREERQQTALREREQLEKNREEAERADCRIQTAVQQYRDLLKEQIKSASLDRERNKRANQLETNRLIEHSFNELSFVQSYVKGSFEEHFKKHPNLSLMKRKY; encoded by the exons atgcttttttatccGGAAATTAGTATTCAAAATGAGTTAAAGAAATTG ATGTCATGCGCCGACCAGGAATATGACCATCAGCTTAAGGAGAAACGAAAAAg ATTACAATCGTTACTGCAATCAGAAGAGGAGCAACTAGAGCGAGAAATAATGCAAAAGTTCCAAGACGAGGAAGCCACACGGCTGAGGGACAAAACGAATGCCCTTCTTAGTGCTAAGCAGGATCAGGAAAAACAGCGGTTGGAGTTTGTGAAGAACAAAATGATACAACTAAAGCT AAACAATTGCGACGAAATACGAGCATTTCTGCAACAGAAGTATCACCAAGAATCAAAGAAGTGTCAACTTGCACAGATTGAGGATAAAATGAGactgaaacaagcaaaaatggACGAAGAGCGAATGTGGACGGAGGTGCACGTGCGAAAATATAAGATGGAG CTGCAAAatgaacaaaaggaaaaacacgaTAGGAAATCGATGGAGCGGAAGATGTGGCAAGATATACAGCagcaaattaaagaaaaatctctgaaaGCAATTCAGGATAAAGTGGATTTACAGAAGGTATTTTGTGCTTCCCTACCATTCCCCGATCACGATCCAAAGCTGAAGTCCATCGGTAAGTCGGAACTTGCAGAACAGTTGAATGAACAAATTGCGCTACGTAAAGAGCTGCAACGAAAGCGAGACGAACAGGATATGCAAGTTATTCGTTTGTTAAACGAAACCACCGCCAAACAACTTGAACAGGAGCGACAGGCACGCAAAGCCGAAGATCTTCTCctgaaaaagcaaaaggatcAGTTCTTTCAATACTCCAAGCATGTATTACGCCAACGTCAACTTGAAGAAGGCAAGCTGGAAAAGCTTATCGCGGATACGCGGGAAAAGTTTGATCAGGAAAAGTTGGACGCCTGTCGACGGGAAAAACAGAAACGGCTACAGATGGCTTCCATCGCGTACGAAGGTCAGCGGATGCAAATAGCGGAAATGGAAGCTCGGAAGGCACGCGAACGAGAGGAACGCCAACAGACAGCCCTTCGTGAGCGGGAACAGCTGGAAAAGAATCGTGAAGAAGCCGAACGAGCAGATTGCAGAATACAGACCGCTGTCCAACAGTACCGTGATTTGTTGAAGGAACAAATCAAATCGGCATCACTGGACAGGGAGCGCAACAAACGTGCCAACCAGCTGGAAACGAACCGTTTGATCGAGCATAGCTTCAATGAACTGAGCTTTGTGCAGAGTTATGTGAAGGGTTCATTCGAGGAACACTTCAAAAAGCATCCCAATTTGTCGCTGATGAAACGAAAGTACTGA
- the LOC126564838 gene encoding store-operated calcium entry regulator STIMATE-like, with product MNTSAVVLGQAADPGTVLAGEGNTEWQTLHCSKDALTDLFGWFLQGILATLAFTCLIAKRFCEPQYNRRSWETWWYDTSKQGIGALVIHMANVYLAPLFQGDPCTWYIINFLLDSTIGLFIIYIGIKTCQYLARKKKWDAINFGEYGAPKSWLYQTCIYVCLMVVVKLITTLIIQFDVWDNVKNFVLSPFKDPRIELAVVMLVIPFFVNILIFWVTDNFLMRHTRKKRNTAAGSSHHAHGREHSLLQKVKYKMIHKTKPNDSESDTLLSGDEEILSFSAPNGGGGGVGHSFVSSRSVMGRHYHHQTHQAPFHHQHHTYLQTTSIAADGASSMPAAAGVGSGGGGGSSSLLTPLDMDTAIILTSTRTSPGPTNRQSTVQQRTSVINI from the exons ATGAATACTTCTGCGGTGGTGCTGGGGCAGGCTGCTGACCCGGGCACGGTTCTTGCCGGAGAAGGTAACACCGAGTGGCAAACGTTACACTGCAGCAAAGATGCGCTGACGGATTTGTTCGGTTGGTTCCTGCAAGGCATACTGGCCACACTCGCCTTTACCTGCCTTATCG CTAAACGCTTCTGTGAACCTCAGTACAATCGACGATCCTGGGAAACCTGGTGGTACGATACATCCAAACAGGGCATCGGTGCCTTGGTAATCCACATGGCCAACGTTTACTTGGCACCCTTATTTCAAGGAGATCCCTGTACCTG GTACATTATCAACTTCCTGTTAGACTCCACGATCGGATTGTTCATTATTTACATCGGCATTAAAACCTGTCAGTATTTAGCGCGGAAGAAGAAATGGGATGCCATCAACTTTGGTGAATATG GTGCACCAAAATCTTGGTTATATCAAACGTGTATCTACGTATGTCTGATGGTGGTCGTTAAGCTTATAACGACACTAATCATTCAGTTCGATGTGTGGGACAATGTGAAAAACTTTGTACTGTCACCGTTCAAAGATCCACGGATAGAGCTAGCGGTTGTGATGCTTGTTATACCGTTCTTCGTGAAT ATTCTTATCTTCTGGGTAACGGATAACTTCCTGATGAGACACACGCGCAAGAAGCGCAACACAGCGGCCGGCAGCTCGCATCACGCTCACGGCCGTGAGCACAGTTTGCTGCAAAAA gtaaaatacaaaatgatacacaaaaccaaaccaaatgaCTCAGAATCTGATACTCTTTTGTCAGGCGATGAAGAAATTTTAAGCTTCAGTGCGCCCaacggcggtggtggtggtgttggccaCAGTTTTGTCAGTAGCCGATCAGTGATGGGACGCCACTACCATCACCAAACCCATCAAGCTCCTttccatcatcaacatcacacATATCTGCAGACGACGTCGATAGCAGCAGACGGAGCGTCATCAATGCCGGCGGCTGCAGGCGTCGGCAGTGGCGGTGGAGGTGGCTCCTCCTCCTTATTAACCCCACTAGACATGGACACGGCAATCATACTGACCTCCACGCGGACATCACCCGGTCCCACGAACCGGCAAAGCACAGTTCAACAGCGCACCAGTGTCATTAACATTTAA
- the LOC126564924 gene encoding UDP-glucose 4-epimerase-like — protein MTGEQKGTVLVTGGAGYIGSHTVVSLLEAGYGVVALDNFTNSVNSVKNESVALQRVEEITGKKVHFYRCDLLDKDAVERIFKAHSIDSVIHFAALKAVGESMTNPLLYYKNNMIGMINLLEVMDSLGIYKMVFSSSCTVYGEPERLPITEENPTGNVTNVYGRTKYFIEEMLKDAVCADPKWNIIALRYFNPVGAHKSGRIGEDPTKQFTNLMPYISQVAIGKKDVLTIFGNDYDTPDGTGVRDYVHVMDLATGHVAALHKLDKEHLGLKMYNLGTGKGISVMELIHTFERVNKVKIPYVIQERRAGDISSMYANATLAEQELGWKAVHSVDEMCEDFWRWQTMNPNGYKTEQANGHH, from the exons ATGACCGGTGAGCAGAAGGGCACGGTTCTGGTAACCGGTGGTGCCGGATACATCGGTTCCCACACGGTCGTATCACTGCTCGAGGCCGGCTACGGTGTAGTCGCACTGGACAACTTTACCAATTCCGTCAACTCCGTCAAGAATGAATCGGTCGCACTGCAGCGCGTCGAAGAGATTACCGGCAAGAAGGTACACTTTTACCGTTGCGATCTACTAGACAAGGACGCAGTCGAACGCATCTTCAAGGCACACAGTATCGATTCGGTTATTCACTTTGCCGCACTAAAAGCGGTCGGCGAATCGATGACCAATCCATTGCTGTACTACAAGAACAATATGATAGGCATGATCAACCTGCTCGAGGTGATGGACAGTCTCGGTATCTACAAGATGGTCTTCTCGAGCTCGTGCACGGTGTACGGTGAGCCGGAACGATTGCCCATTACCGAGGAAAATCCTACCGGCAACGTGACGAACGTGTACGGCCGAACGAAGTACTTTATCGAGGAGATGCTGAAGGATGCGGTGTGTGCCGATCCGAAGTGGAACATTATCGCGCTGCGCTACTTTAATCCGGTTGGTGCACATAAATCCGGTCGCATCGGGGAAGACCCGACGAAGCAGTTTACCAACCTGATGCCGTACATCAGCCAGGTAGCGATCGGCAAGAAGGACGTGCTGACCATCTTCGGGAACGATTACGACACACCGGATGGGACGGGAGTGCGGGATTATGTACACGTTATGGATTTAGCCACCGGGCATGTGGCTGCGTTGCACAAGCTGGATAAGGAACACCTCGGATTAAAG ATGTACAATCTCGGTACGGGGAAAGGAATTTCCGTAATGGAGTTGATACATACCTTCGAACGCGTGAACAAGGTCAAAATTCCGTACGTTATTCAGGAACGGCGTGCTGGCGATATATCGTCCATGTACGCTAATGCAACGCTTGCCGAACAAGAGCTCGGATGGAAAGCGGTTCATAGCGTCGATGAGATGT GTGAAGACTTTTGGCGATGGCAAACGATGAACCCGAACGGTTACAAAACGGAGCAAGCTAATGGTCACCATTAG
- the LOC126564883 gene encoding N(6)-adenine-specific methyltransferase METTL4 — MASWEELNEQAFLLNHAKYVEKMYENNFADGKTKQATFNEELFNINVPYDRREEINEQHGAKRRKRAKTIGALDETTQKVLENHSSVQYKLESNPSPTCTSNKKALEFVDQFNISTNYDSDQCFRGQNTTDRTIITEMNGESFLIPPRVSFINSSIDRFTEYIQPDETFDMIVLDPPWWNKYIRRVKAANSRAAYRMLTNDDIKTIPLERHLHQNTLVVVWCTNAPSHIDAVTKDFFPKWGVELVGSWYWIKITSSGLPVCKFNEPQQKQPYERLFIGLPASSTMSKTFPRERFLYSVPSAIHSHKPPLYDLFTSKYLPPQVTCLELFARSLYPSCTSYGMEVLKLQNKRLYELAIVDEDGKTDGRVAFE; from the exons ATGGCTAGTTGGGAAGAATTAAATGAACAGGCCTTTCTTCTAAACCATGCGAAATACGTGGAAAAGAtgtatgaaaataattttgctgatggaaaaaccaaacaagccACTTTCAATGAAGAGCTTTTCAACATAAACGTTCCATACGATCGAAGAGAGGAGATAAACGAACAGCATGGTGCTAAAAGACGAAAACGTGCGAAAACAATCGGTGCTTTGGACGAAACGACACAAAAG GTTTTAGAAAACCATTCATCCGTCCAATACAAATTGGAAAGCAATCCGAGTCCAACATGCACCAGCAACAAGAAAGCTCTTGAATTTGTGGATCAGTTCAACATCTCCACCAACTACGATAGCGACCAATGTTTTCGGGGCCAGAATACTACCGACCGTACTATCATAACCGAAATGAATGGTGAAAGTTTCCTGATACCACCCCGTGTATCGTTTATCAATTCTTCCATCGATCGATTTACGGAATACATTCAACCCGATGAAACGTTTGACATGATCGTTCTTGATCCACCGTGGTGGAACAAATACATTCGGCGTGTGAAAGCTGCCAACAGCAGGGCAGCCTATCGGATGTTAACAAATGACGACATAAAAACGATCCCACTGGAAAGACACCTGCACCAAAACACATTGGTAGTGGTTTGGTGTACCAATGCTCCGTCCCACATTGACGCGGTTACGAAGGATTTTTTCCCCAAATGGGGGGTTGAACTGGTGGGTTCCTGGTATTGGATAAAGATAACTTCTTCAGGGCTACCGGTATGCAAATTTAACGaaccacagcaaaaacaaCCTTACGAGCGACTCTTTATCGGGCTGCCGGCCAGTTCAACCATGTCGAAAACGTTTCCCCGCGAACGGTTCCTTTACTCCGTGCCAAGTGCAATACACTCTCATAAACCACCACTTTATg ATTTATTCACATCGAAATATTTACCACCGCAAGTTACCTGCTTAGAACTATTCGCACGCAGCCTCTATCCCAGCTGCACCTCGTACGGTATGGAAGtgttaaaattgcaaaacaaacgccTGTACGAACTGGCCATAGTGGACGAAGACGGGAAAACGGACGGACGCGTtgcatttgaataa